In the genome of Mixta calida, the window TAGACCGGACGCGGATCGGACTGATAGCGGCTGAAAAGAATCTCCACCTCGCCCGCCTTAATCTCCTCAATCACCCACATCAATGGCACGTAAGCGATGCCGCAGCCCGCTTTTAGCCAGCGGATCAGCGTTTGCGAATCATTCGTGACGAAACGGCCCTGCGGTGAAAGGTGGGTGCTGATGCCCTCTGGCGCAATCAGCTCAAAATCGCTGTCCGGGCGCACGCTATATTCCAGCCAGGAGAAATTCGCGATATCGGCGGGCTTCTCCGGCGTGCCGTGCTGCTCCAGATAATGTTTCGCCGCACAGACCACCATCGGCATCGAGCCGAGCCGTCGTGAGAAAAGGCTGGAATCCTGTAACGCGCCGACGCGGATCACCACGTCGAGACCATCGGCGATCAGATCGGGCGCCGGAATGCCGGTCACCAGGTTGACCGTCAGGCCGGGGTATTCCTGTAGCATTTCAGCCGTCATGGTTGCCAATACGTTTTGCGCCATGGTGGAGGAGCTGCCGATACGTAGCGTGCCGATGGGCGAATTGTTAAACGCGTAGAGCTGTTCATGCACCTGCTGCGCTTCATTCAGCATGCGGCGACAGCCCTGATAGTAGATACGTCCCGCTTCGGTAAGACCGATACTGCGCGTGCTGCGATTCAGTAATTTCACCTGCAGCTCATCTTCCAGTTTTGCCACAATTTGACTGATGGAAGAGACGCTCATTTGTAACTGGCGCGCAGCGGCGGTAAATGAACCTAATTCAACCACTTTGGCGAAAACTGACATTCCTTTCAGACGTTCCAT includes:
- the aaeR gene encoding HTH-type transcriptional activator AaeR, which produces MERLKGMSVFAKVVELGSFTAAARQLQMSVSSISQIVAKLEDELQVKLLNRSTRSIGLTEAGRIYYQGCRRMLNEAQQVHEQLYAFNNSPIGTLRIGSSSTMAQNVLATMTAEMLQEYPGLTVNLVTGIPAPDLIADGLDVVIRVGALQDSSLFSRRLGSMPMVVCAAKHYLEQHGTPEKPADIANFSWLEYSVRPDSDFELIAPEGISTHLSPQGRFVTNDSQTLIRWLKAGCGIAYVPLMWVIEEIKAGEVEILFSRYQSDPRPVYALYTQKDKLPLKVQVCIDYLSAWFKKVAQIYQEHRESGA